In Spirochaetales bacterium, the following are encoded in one genomic region:
- a CDS encoding polyphenol oxidase family protein: MIRYIDLDMTGREHMVRIPSSHDGGDGPGPSALLSLKRAGDMAFFKRDTLPYRKNLFRVYGIDESRVFSLYQKHTKNVVFIPENGAPGEYQQMVGDGMVTRGRGNILCVTVADCLPVFLFDKRGKGFGVLHSGWKGTGIIRNGIDMMKKECGAAACDIRVVIGPGIGSCCYEVDKDRYESFTGEFGPGAGRVDNGKFFLDLRQANIGLLEGCGVKECDVVGDCTSCNPHLASFRRDGGETFTLMLALIGYIGYNRKNRREHEERS; this comes from the coding sequence ATGATACGATACATCGACCTCGATATGACAGGACGCGAACACATGGTGCGAATACCCTCCAGCCATGACGGTGGGGACGGACCCGGACCATCCGCCTTGCTCTCGCTCAAACGAGCGGGGGATATGGCCTTTTTCAAACGGGATACGCTTCCGTATCGCAAAAACCTTTTCAGGGTGTACGGGATCGACGAATCCCGCGTTTTTTCCCTTTACCAGAAGCATACAAAGAACGTCGTGTTCATACCGGAAAACGGGGCGCCCGGGGAATATCAACAAATGGTGGGGGACGGGATGGTGACCCGTGGCCGCGGCAATATCCTGTGCGTTACGGTCGCGGACTGCCTCCCCGTTTTCCTTTTTGATAAACGGGGGAAGGGGTTCGGTGTTCTCCATTCGGGATGGAAGGGAACCGGGATTATCCGGAACGGTATCGATATGATGAAAAAGGAATGCGGTGCTGCGGCCTGCGACATACGGGTGGTGATAGGTCCCGGGATCGGGTCGTGCTGTTACGAGGTTGATAAAGACCGATATGAAAGCTTTACCGGTGAGTTCGGTCCCGGCGCGGGCAGAGTGGACAACGGGAAATTCTTCCTCGATCTCAGACAGGCGAACATAGGCCTGCTCGAAGGCTGCGGCGTGAAAGAATGCGATGTCGTCGGGGACTGCACTTCATGCAATCCGCATCTCGCCTCTTTCAGGCGGGACGGCGGGGAAACTTTTACACTGATGCTTGCTTTAATCGGATATATCGGGTATAACCGGAAAAACAGACGTGAACACGAGGAACGGTCATGA
- a CDS encoding arginine--tRNA ligase, whose amino-acid sequence MKLYRDRWRAIIVSILEHMADDPEQFSKGNSAGDMVAETPPNPELGDIAFPMFGFAKRFRKAPQAIAAMVADEITRKKLGHAEASGPYVNIKLDKGRVAEEVIAAVNSMTEGYGAGTALSGKKIMVEFSCPNTNKPLHLGHMRNDSIGESIARILEANGADVRKVNLINDRGIHICKSMLAYKRFGKDRTPESEHIKSDHFVGNYYVRFNEWVKEDSGAEEEARYMLKAWESGDPGVRELWDKMNRWAIEGIKKTYENTGISFDSYYFESETYRYGRDEILKGLEKNIFHKKEDNSVWVDLSDDGLDQKVLLRGDGTSLYITQDIGTAIQRHRDWPFDRLIYVVASEQNYHFQVLFKVLGMLGFGWADNLFHLSYGMVNLPHGKMKSREGTVVDADNLLEELIGLAENEIRAREREKEIDDIGETSKKIALGALNYYLLSVTPNKDMIFNPSESISFTGNTGPYLQYTGARISSILKKFEERKEKYMGGVFDPELLSVGEEWEIVKLISLFPEEVEQAAEQLNPSVIAMFLYELARLFSRYYHDNPVLHNERADLVVTRIGLLRAIKAVFKKGFDLLAIPFLEKM is encoded by the coding sequence ATGAAACTATACAGGGACAGGTGGCGGGCCATTATTGTTTCGATTCTGGAGCACATGGCGGATGACCCCGAACAATTCAGCAAAGGCAATTCGGCAGGGGATATGGTTGCCGAAACACCCCCGAATCCGGAACTCGGGGATATCGCATTTCCGATGTTCGGTTTCGCGAAACGCTTCCGGAAGGCGCCGCAGGCGATCGCCGCCATGGTGGCGGATGAAATCACGCGAAAGAAGCTGGGACATGCCGAAGCGTCGGGTCCGTATGTCAATATCAAACTCGATAAGGGACGTGTCGCCGAAGAGGTGATCGCGGCTGTCAACAGTATGACGGAAGGATACGGAGCGGGGACGGCGTTATCCGGCAAAAAGATCATGGTCGAGTTCTCCTGCCCAAATACCAATAAACCCCTTCATCTCGGCCATATGAGAAACGATTCCATCGGCGAAAGTATCGCGAGAATCCTTGAGGCAAACGGGGCGGATGTCAGAAAGGTCAACCTCATCAATGACAGGGGTATCCATATCTGTAAATCGATGCTCGCCTACAAGCGTTTCGGAAAAGACAGAACCCCGGAAAGCGAGCATATCAAGTCCGACCATTTCGTCGGCAATTACTATGTCAGGTTCAATGAATGGGTAAAGGAAGATTCCGGGGCGGAAGAAGAGGCCCGATATATGCTCAAAGCCTGGGAATCGGGCGATCCGGGGGTGAGGGAACTCTGGGATAAGATGAACAGGTGGGCGATAGAGGGGATAAAAAAAACATACGAGAATACCGGTATTTCCTTTGACAGTTATTATTTTGAAAGCGAAACCTACCGTTACGGGAGGGACGAGATACTCAAAGGGCTTGAAAAGAATATCTTCCATAAAAAGGAAGACAACTCCGTCTGGGTGGATCTGAGTGATGACGGCCTCGACCAAAAAGTCCTTCTCCGGGGTGACGGAACATCCCTCTACATTACCCAGGACATCGGAACCGCGATTCAGCGGCATCGGGACTGGCCTTTCGACCGGCTTATCTATGTTGTCGCTTCGGAACAGAATTACCATTTTCAGGTCCTTTTCAAAGTCCTCGGCATGCTGGGTTTCGGCTGGGCTGATAACCTCTTTCACCTGTCCTACGGTATGGTGAACCTTCCCCACGGTAAAATGAAATCGCGGGAGGGAACGGTCGTCGACGCTGACAATCTCCTTGAAGAACTCATCGGACTCGCGGAGAATGAAATCAGGGCGCGGGAACGGGAGAAAGAGATCGATGACATCGGAGAAACTTCAAAGAAAATAGCGCTCGGAGCGCTCAATTATTATCTTCTTTCCGTGACGCCGAACAAGGATATGATTTTTAATCCCTCGGAATCGATCTCGTTTACCGGCAATACCGGGCCATATCTCCAGTATACGGGGGCACGGATATCGAGCATTCTAAAAAAGTTCGAGGAACGGAAAGAGAAATACATGGGGGGCGTGTTCGATCCCGAACTGCTTTCCGTCGGGGAGGAGTGGGAAATCGTCAAACTTATCTCGCTGTTCCCGGAAGAGGTGGAGCAGGCCGCCGAACAGCTTAACCCTTCGGTGATCGCGATGTTCCTCTATGAATTGGCCAGGCTGTTTTCACGGTATTACCACGATAATCCCGTGCTGCACAACGAACGCGCCGATCTCGTAGTGACACGGATCGGGCTTTTGCGTGCGATCAAGGCGGTCTTTAAAAAGGGTTTCGATCTGCTCGCCATACCGTTTCTGGAAAAAATGTAA
- a CDS encoding MFS transporter, translated as MKKRAEADTNVNKPAVKQPIHKNVILTGFTSFFTDVSSEMIYPLLQAFIAMIMAAQKAALGPILGIIEGIAESSASLLKVFSGYLSDRIKKRKIPVIVGYACSACAKIFFLLGSYGWYFVLLARFFDRVGKGVRAAPRDALISESTQPALQGRAFGFQRGMDFAGATLGAVICFFLVLQFLDVKTGNLKSFDSFSAVFLISLIPAFIGVIFLFFLKDKPKVSSGNSADKPLPDLAPDKYNTNLKWFFLSQFIFTLGNSSNLFLMLRSMDLHISLPLVVVMYLVFNLCSSVLSPFFGALSDRIGRKIVLLAGYCLYAVVYAAFGFITPGANLLLWVFWPVYGVYYALTEGVEKAFVAENAPAGAKATALGFYHMIVGIGLLPASIIAGVLFSIMPGLPFFTGGGFAFLSVLILLFLVKEKSADKT; from the coding sequence ATGAAAAAGAGAGCCGAAGCGGATACAAATGTAAATAAACCTGCCGTAAAACAGCCGATTCATAAAAATGTCATACTTACCGGGTTCACATCGTTCTTTACCGATGTTTCTTCCGAAATGATATACCCGTTGCTGCAGGCGTTCATTGCCATGATCATGGCCGCGCAAAAGGCCGCATTGGGTCCGATCCTCGGGATTATCGAGGGTATTGCCGAATCCTCGGCGAGTCTCCTCAAGGTGTTTTCCGGATACCTGTCCGATAGAATAAAAAAACGGAAAATACCCGTCATTGTCGGGTACGCCTGTTCAGCCTGCGCGAAAATATTCTTTCTCCTTGGAAGTTACGGGTGGTATTTTGTTCTCCTCGCGCGTTTTTTTGACCGTGTGGGTAAAGGAGTTCGGGCGGCCCCTCGGGACGCCCTCATTTCCGAATCGACGCAACCGGCGCTTCAGGGAAGGGCGTTCGGCTTTCAACGGGGCATGGATTTTGCCGGTGCCACACTCGGGGCCGTCATCTGTTTCTTTCTTGTTCTTCAATTCCTCGATGTCAAAACGGGAAACCTCAAGAGTTTCGATTCATTTTCAGCGGTCTTTCTTATTTCACTTATTCCGGCCTTTATCGGGGTGATTTTCCTTTTTTTTCTCAAGGACAAACCGAAGGTTTCTTCCGGTAATTCGGCAGATAAACCGCTCCCCGATCTGGCTCCGGATAAATACAATACGAATCTGAAATGGTTTTTCCTTTCGCAGTTTATCTTTACCCTGGGTAACTCCTCCAATCTTTTTCTTATGCTTCGTTCGATGGATCTTCATATATCGCTGCCGCTGGTTGTCGTGATGTACCTCGTGTTCAACCTTTGTTCGAGTGTCCTTTCGCCCTTCTTCGGGGCCCTCTCCGACCGCATCGGGCGTAAAATCGTTCTTCTCGCCGGTTATTGCCTGTATGCCGTCGTATACGCCGCGTTCGGATTCATTACACCGGGGGCAAATCTCCTCCTCTGGGTTTTCTGGCCCGTCTATGGCGTCTACTACGCGTTGACCGAAGGTGTTGAAAAGGCCTTTGTCGCGGAGAACGCCCCCGCGGGTGCGAAAGCGACCGCTTTGGGATTTTACCATATGATCGTGGGTATCGGTCTTCTGCCCGCGAGTATTATCGCGGGAGTGTTGTTTTCGATCATGCCCGGACTGCCCTTTTTTACGGGCGGCGGTTTCGCGTTTTTATCGGTATTGATACTTCTTTTTCTCGTAAAGGAAAAATCTGCGGATAAAACTTGA
- a CDS encoding phospholipase A: MRTIFFIVCLVGFLLMSTGVFAESPWMEAISGYKPMYLITGIGDDQGKINISFKFDVFHSLKIGLYFAYNQLMFWQIYEWSSPFTVINFAPEIFWCFESGNNFAGDMVIPGIDYIQLGFWDHLSNGQFEPYSLGFERSYVEAQFSVGSWLNLGINLKFYYLWRKEPNNEDYEDYMGNFAAKIFLKLVDDEKNDLEELYASFGIGNNSLGFGGDPLESFDPFYGWQEIGMKTRVLFSRFRPYIQFYSGYGECINTYNVKNYNSAYEKEFSIRIGLIFE; the protein is encoded by the coding sequence ATGAGAACGATTTTTTTTATTGTCTGTCTTGTGGGTTTCTTGCTCATGAGCACGGGTGTTTTCGCGGAAAGTCCCTGGATGGAAGCGATTTCCGGATATAAACCGATGTATTTAATCACGGGAATCGGGGACGATCAGGGGAAAATCAATATAAGTTTCAAATTCGATGTGTTTCATTCATTAAAGATCGGGCTTTATTTTGCCTACAACCAGCTCATGTTCTGGCAGATTTACGAGTGGTCGAGTCCCTTTACCGTTATCAATTTCGCACCGGAAATATTCTGGTGCTTTGAATCCGGCAATAATTTTGCCGGCGATATGGTCATTCCTGGTATCGATTATATACAGCTGGGATTCTGGGATCACCTTTCCAACGGTCAATTCGAGCCGTATTCGCTGGGATTCGAACGGTCGTATGTCGAGGCGCAATTCAGTGTGGGCAGCTGGCTGAATTTGGGCATTAATCTCAAATTTTATTATTTATGGCGCAAGGAACCGAATAACGAAGATTATGAAGATTACATGGGCAATTTCGCCGCGAAAATTTTCCTCAAACTCGTCGATGATGAGAAAAACGATCTCGAGGAGCTTTATGCGAGTTTCGGTATCGGCAACAACAGTCTGGGATTCGGCGGCGACCCCCTTGAATCTTTCGATCCCTTTTATGGCTGGCAGGAGATCGGGATGAAAACACGTGTACTGTTCTCCCGTTTCAGGCCGTATATCCAGTTCTACAGCGGTTACGGCGAATGTATCAATACGTACAACGTCAAAAACTATAACAGCGCCTACGAGAAGGAGTTCAGCATCCGGATCGGACTCATATTCGAATAG
- a CDS encoding TrpB-like pyridoxal phosphate-dependent enzyme, protein MQVKVFLNEDEFPRQWYNLAADLPSPMQPPLGPDGKPISPDMLTPVFPMNLIEQEVSTERWIDIPGGVLELLFRWRPTPLHRAVYLEKALGTPAKIYYKNESVSPPGSHKPNTAVAQAWYNKEFGIKKITTETGAGQWGSALAFACSVVGLECKVFMVRISFDQKPYRKVMMQTWGAQCIASPSNQTNAGRDILKKMPDTPGSLGIAISEAVEAAVTDTSGETRYSLGSVLNHVMLHQTVIGLEAKKQLEKIGEKKVDVVIGCAGGGSNFAGLSFPFVCDKIHGADIDIIPVEPTSCPTMTRAPFVYDHGDTAKMTPLLPMHSLGHDFIPPPIHAGGLRYHGMAPLVCQAIVEGLLTPRALHQTECYNAAVQFARTEGIICAPETSHAVAAAIQEAKKAKEEGKEKVILFNMSGHGLMDLSGYENFFSGKLIDYPLPEDELKKSLKSLEGLPKPAVNKTGKW, encoded by the coding sequence ATGCAGGTAAAAGTATTTTTAAATGAAGACGAGTTTCCCCGGCAATGGTACAACCTCGCCGCCGATCTCCCCTCGCCGATGCAGCCGCCGCTGGGTCCGGACGGGAAACCGATTTCGCCGGACATGCTCACCCCGGTATTCCCGATGAATCTGATCGAACAGGAAGTTTCCACGGAACGCTGGATCGATATTCCGGGAGGGGTATTGGAACTGCTTTTTCGATGGCGGCCCACACCACTCCACCGCGCGGTTTATCTTGAAAAGGCTCTGGGCACACCGGCAAAGATTTATTACAAAAACGAGAGTGTCTCGCCTCCTGGCAGCCACAAACCGAATACGGCGGTCGCCCAGGCGTGGTACAACAAAGAGTTCGGAATAAAAAAAATAACAACGGAAACCGGTGCCGGACAGTGGGGAAGCGCACTCGCTTTTGCCTGTTCCGTAGTCGGTCTCGAATGCAAGGTTTTCATGGTGCGGATAAGCTTCGACCAGAAACCCTATCGAAAAGTCATGATGCAGACATGGGGGGCTCAATGTATCGCGAGTCCGAGCAACCAGACGAACGCGGGAAGAGATATTCTCAAAAAGATGCCGGACACACCGGGAAGCCTCGGGATCGCGATAAGCGAAGCCGTCGAGGCCGCGGTCACCGATACATCGGGAGAAACCAGATATTCACTGGGCAGTGTTCTCAATCATGTCATGCTTCATCAGACGGTCATCGGACTCGAGGCAAAAAAACAGCTTGAAAAAATCGGCGAAAAGAAAGTCGATGTAGTAATCGGCTGCGCCGGCGGCGGAAGCAATTTCGCCGGTCTTTCATTCCCCTTTGTCTGCGACAAGATTCACGGCGCCGATATCGACATCATCCCGGTCGAACCGACCTCGTGTCCCACCATGACACGGGCGCCTTTTGTCTATGACCACGGCGATACGGCAAAAATGACGCCGCTTCTCCCCATGCATTCACTCGGCCATGATTTTATACCGCCGCCGATTCATGCCGGCGGTCTCCGCTATCACGGCATGGCACCCCTTGTCTGTCAGGCGATCGTCGAAGGCCTTCTCACGCCCAGAGCGCTTCACCAGACAGAGTGTTACAACGCGGCAGTCCAGTTCGCACGAACGGAAGGAATTATCTGCGCGCCTGAAACAAGCCACGCAGTCGCCGCGGCAATCCAGGAGGCAAAAAAGGCAAAAGAAGAGGGAAAAGAAAAGGTAATCCTCTTCAACATGAGCGGCCACGGCCTTATGGATTTAAGCGGATACGAAAACTTCTTCTCCGGGAAACTGATCGATTATCCGTTACCGGAAGACGAATTGAAGAAGTCCCTCAAATCGCTGGAAGGGCTTCCAAAACCGGCGGTAAACAAGACCGGAAAATGGTAA
- a CDS encoding isoprenylcysteine carboxylmethyltransferase family protein: MEKRTPVTNPVSIAIQLLIVLVILPFSPIFITLRWTWGEAWLYGIISASGFIISRILAAGKHPDIVKERAESFKHKDTKSWDKVLAPMLAFGSGLIPVAAGIDALCGLSPGFNVISKIIAVLLILSGYALGTYALTENRYFSGTVRIQTERGHSVVTTGPYQWIRHPGYAGALIANIGVPILLDSYWAFIPVVCVAVIVFIRTYLEDTTLQKELEGYREYAKKTGKRLIPFIW, translated from the coding sequence ATGGAAAAACGGACCCCGGTGACAAATCCGGTCTCGATAGCGATCCAGTTGTTGATTGTCCTTGTCATCCTGCCTTTTTCTCCGATATTTATTACGTTACGGTGGACATGGGGGGAGGCATGGTTGTACGGGATCATCAGCGCCTCGGGATTTATCATCAGCAGAATCCTGGCTGCCGGAAAACACCCCGATATCGTCAAGGAAAGGGCCGAATCATTCAAACATAAAGACACAAAATCATGGGACAAGGTGTTAGCCCCGATGCTTGCCTTCGGCAGCGGTCTTATCCCGGTAGCGGCGGGAATCGATGCATTATGCGGATTATCGCCCGGATTCAACGTTATTAGTAAGATTATAGCTGTTCTCCTGATACTGTCGGGCTATGCATTGGGCACTTACGCGTTAACCGAAAACCGGTATTTTTCCGGCACCGTCCGGATACAAACCGAACGGGGACACTCAGTCGTTACGACGGGGCCGTATCAATGGATACGGCATCCCGGCTACGCGGGGGCGTTGATAGCCAATATCGGTGTACCGATACTGCTTGATTCGTACTGGGCTTTTATCCCGGTTGTGTGCGTGGCGGTTATTGTCTTTATCCGTACCTACCTGGAAGATACCACCCTGCAGAAGGAACTGGAAGGATACCGTGAATATGCGAAGAAAACCGGAAAAAGACTGATACCGTTTATCTGGTAA
- a CDS encoding alanine--tRNA ligase, with the protein MKADELRRKYIDFFVSKGHTRISGKSLIPENDPTVLFTTAGMHPLVPYILGEPHPGGKRLVDFQKCIRTGDIDEVGDASHCTFFEMLGNWSLGDYFKEEAIRMSYEFLTSPEWLGFSPEKLSVTVFCGDKDVPRDDESAAVWQSLGIPEQRIYFLPRSDNWWGPAGKTGPCGPDTEMFIDMGKPPCSAECRPGCNCGKYFEVWNDVFMQYNKTEAGTFEPLEKKTVDTGMGVERTIAMLQGKRSVFETELFMPIIGIIEEKTGKSYGKDRETDRSMRIISDHMKASVFILGDEKGVKPSNLGQGYILRRLIRRAIRHMRKLCAEENACLDALGLAVVGIYEKIYHELGKNRDVITTELLREEERFGAALKKGEHEFEKLLPNLLKNPKKIIPGRVAFRLYDTYGFPLEITEELASEHGFTVDREGFEAAFEKHQELSKQGDKSFKGGLADHSEIVKRLHTATHLLHKALRMVLGEHVEQKGSNITAERLRFDFSHPEKMTEEQIREVERIVNDQIERNLPVSFEMMSLDEARKQGSTALFDEKYEETVKVYTMGDFSKEVCGGPHVSATGELGKFKITKEQSSSAGVRRIRAVLEEGEEG; encoded by the coding sequence ATGAAAGCGGACGAACTAAGACGGAAATATATCGATTTTTTCGTTTCCAAAGGACATACAAGGATATCCGGTAAGTCACTCATCCCGGAGAACGATCCGACCGTTCTCTTTACCACTGCGGGGATGCATCCCCTCGTACCGTACATCCTCGGCGAGCCCCATCCGGGAGGAAAACGTCTCGTGGATTTTCAAAAGTGTATTCGCACCGGCGATATCGACGAGGTGGGCGACGCCTCCCACTGCACCTTTTTTGAAATGCTCGGCAACTGGTCTCTCGGTGACTATTTCAAGGAAGAGGCGATACGGATGAGTTACGAGTTTCTCACCTCGCCCGAATGGCTCGGATTTTCTCCGGAAAAACTTTCGGTCACCGTCTTCTGCGGCGATAAGGATGTACCGAGGGATGATGAATCGGCTGCGGTCTGGCAATCACTCGGAATTCCCGAACAGCGGATCTATTTCCTTCCCAGAAGCGACAACTGGTGGGGTCCGGCAGGGAAAACCGGCCCCTGCGGCCCGGATACGGAAATGTTCATCGATATGGGAAAACCCCCGTGTTCGGCCGAATGCAGGCCGGGATGCAACTGCGGCAAATACTTCGAGGTCTGGAACGATGTCTTCATGCAATACAACAAGACGGAAGCCGGCACCTTTGAGCCGCTCGAAAAGAAAACCGTCGATACCGGCATGGGTGTGGAGCGGACGATCGCTATGCTTCAGGGCAAAAGGAGCGTGTTTGAAACAGAGCTTTTCATGCCGATTATCGGAATTATAGAAGAAAAAACAGGCAAATCATACGGAAAAGACCGGGAAACGGACAGGTCGATGAGGATTATAAGCGATCACATGAAGGCATCGGTCTTTATCCTGGGAGACGAAAAGGGGGTGAAACCCTCGAATCTCGGACAGGGCTATATATTACGAAGGCTCATCCGCCGCGCGATACGGCACATGAGAAAACTGTGTGCGGAAGAAAACGCGTGCCTCGATGCGCTCGGCCTCGCGGTCGTGGGGATTTATGAAAAAATTTATCACGAACTTGGAAAAAACAGGGACGTCATTACCACCGAACTTCTCCGTGAGGAAGAACGCTTCGGTGCCGCGCTCAAAAAGGGCGAACACGAGTTCGAAAAGCTGCTGCCGAATCTCCTGAAAAACCCTAAAAAAATCATACCGGGCCGCGTCGCCTTCAGGCTTTACGATACCTACGGGTTCCCCCTTGAAATTACGGAAGAACTTGCGTCCGAACACGGGTTTACCGTGGACAGGGAAGGATTCGAGGCCGCCTTTGAAAAACACCAGGAATTATCGAAACAGGGCGACAAATCGTTCAAAGGGGGGCTCGCGGACCATTCGGAGATCGTCAAACGCTTGCATACCGCGACCCATCTGCTGCACAAGGCGCTTCGTATGGTGTTGGGCGAGCACGTGGAGCAGAAAGGAAGCAACATTACCGCCGAACGGCTCCGTTTCGACTTTTCACATCCGGAAAAGATGACGGAAGAACAGATACGGGAGGTCGAACGGATCGTCAACGACCAGATCGAAAGGAATCTCCCCGTCTCCTTCGAGATGATGTCGCTGGATGAGGCAAGGAAGCAAGGGTCGACGGCACTCTTTGATGAAAAATACGAAGAAACGGTCAAGGTGTACACAATGGGGGATTTTTCGAAGGAGGTCTGCGGCGGTCCGCACGTATCCGCGACCGGGGAACTCGGAAAGTTCAAAATCACCAAGGAGCAGTCCTCTTCCGCCGGGGTGCGGAGAATCAGGGCTGTGCTTGAAGAGGGGGAGGAGGGTTGA
- a CDS encoding type II toxin-antitoxin system VapC family toxin, with product MKYFLDTNICIYALKSIFPQIQTNMEKKHPSDIAIPAIVKAELYYGAQKSLYREKVIKALDSFLKPFFILPFDDNASLWYAKIRAGLEKKGNIIGPNDLIIASCAMAYGGILVTHNIKEFQKVDGLYLEDWTDEDGME from the coding sequence ATGAAATATTTTCTCGACACGAATATATGTATTTATGCGCTTAAAAGCATATTTCCCCAAATACAAACGAACATGGAAAAAAAACATCCTTCGGATATTGCGATACCTGCGATTGTAAAAGCTGAATTATACTACGGCGCCCAAAAAAGTTTATACAGAGAAAAAGTAATAAAGGCGCTTGATTCGTTTCTGAAGCCGTTTTTTATACTCCCCTTCGATGATAACGCTTCATTATGGTATGCAAAAATTCGTGCCGGACTTGAAAAAAAAGGGAATATTATCGGACCGAACGATCTCATTATAGCATCATGCGCGATGGCGTATGGCGGTATTCTGGTTACTCACAATATAAAAGAATTTCAAAAAGTCGACGGGCTTTACCTGGAGGATTGGACGGATGAGGATGGGATGGAATAG
- a CDS encoding 23S rRNA (adenine(2503)-C(2))-methyltransferase RlmN, whose amino-acid sequence MNTVLSSLLPEEIEATFPIDRSYRAQQIFGWIQKGITEIDAMTNIPAPLKSVLKEKARITTFNRITPFEDPDGTVKHRITLEDGLVIESVLLSDPCAEEPVSKTGKAPAARKTICLSSQAGCGMGCRFCKTGTMGFKRNLAAHEIVEQFLSFKREYGDIRNIVFMGMGEPLLNLEAIKKAIAVLHHPGGNNIGIRKFTISTCGIENGIRALAEEGPPVRLAVSLITADEKMRKTLMPCAVKQSLKTLKDSLLHYQKKTKSRITLEIVLIRDTTDRPEDIASLKDFIRPLRTSVNLIPLNPVPELPYARPENERIVWFKKALESAGITVTQRYRKGTGINAACGQLAF is encoded by the coding sequence ATGAACACAGTCCTTTCATCCCTTCTTCCCGAAGAAATAGAGGCGACATTCCCGATCGACCGCTCCTACAGAGCGCAGCAGATATTCGGCTGGATACAAAAAGGGATTACCGAAATCGACGCCATGACGAATATCCCGGCGCCGCTGAAATCCGTCCTGAAAGAGAAAGCCCGGATTACCACATTCAACCGCATCACGCCGTTTGAGGACCCGGACGGCACGGTAAAACACCGGATTACCCTCGAAGACGGTCTTGTCATCGAATCGGTACTCCTTTCCGACCCGTGCGCGGAAGAACCTGTTTCGAAAACGGGGAAAGCCCCGGCCGCGAGAAAGACAATCTGCCTCTCGAGCCAGGCGGGCTGCGGTATGGGCTGCAGGTTTTGCAAAACAGGGACCATGGGCTTCAAGAGAAATCTCGCCGCGCACGAAATCGTCGAACAATTCCTCAGTTTCAAAAGAGAATACGGCGATATACGGAATATCGTGTTCATGGGCATGGGAGAACCGCTGCTCAACCTCGAAGCAATAAAAAAGGCGATCGCCGTCCTGCATCATCCCGGGGGGAACAATATCGGCATCCGCAAATTTACCATTTCAACATGCGGTATCGAAAACGGAATTCGCGCGCTTGCGGAAGAAGGACCGCCCGTAAGGCTCGCCGTTTCACTCATTACCGCGGACGAGAAAATGAGAAAAACCCTCATGCCCTGCGCCGTAAAACAATCCCTCAAAACCCTCAAGGATTCCCTTCTCCATTATCAGAAAAAAACGAAAAGCCGCATTACCCTCGAGATCGTCCTCATCAGGGACACGACCGACCGTCCGGAGGATATCGCGTCCCTCAAGGATTTTATTCGACCGTTACGGACATCGGTGAACCTGATCCCGCTCAATCCCGTCCCCGAATTACCGTACGCGCGGCCCGAAAACGAACGGATCGTATGGTTCAAAAAAGCATTGGAATCCGCCGGGATCACCGTCACCCAACGGTACCGGAAGGGAACGGGAATCAACGCCGCGTGCGGGCAGCTCGCTTTTTAA